The sequence CCTCCTTCTGCTGCCGAATCATGCCAGGGATGAGAAACAGGTCGACCAGCAGCCATATAGCCGACGCGACAATGACTAGGCTCCCGATCCCGACGCCAGCCGTGGCGACACCAATCACGAGCAGGGCAAGGATGGCCACGCCGCTTCCGGTGCGCCCGATATAGAACCTGTGCGCTCCTAGACCGCCCAAGAATAACCATAGCAGGTAAGCAACGACGGTTGACTTCGCCTCGTTCGTCACCCACTGCTCGACGAGGATCTGTTCAGCAGTAGAAAGATTCGTGCTTGCCCCCAACGCACTATAACCGAGAGGCGGTAGCGTCGCACAGCGTTAGGTTGCGGTCAAGGTTAGGGGCCCCACCCAAACGGGTTACTGTGGGCCGATGGCTCCGGAGCGGGTCGCCGCCTCAGTAATAATGGCAGCTCCAGCGGCCGCACCAGTAGCGCGGATAGCGCGGCGCGGTTGCAACTGCCGCCGCCGCCAGCCCCACGGCCGCCGCGCCGACCAGCACCGCCGCCGCTGCCTGATTGTTGGCGGCCGTCCGCCGCTCGCGCTCGCCGTAAGTATAGAACATGCACCGCCGATGGTCATCGGAGCCTGCTTTGCCGAACATCTGGCACTTCTGATCGTCCGCGGTCACCCCAACGTTACCCGAACGCAAAAAGCATCAATGTTTTAGGTGAAGGTATCGCGGTAAGTCTTTGAAAAGATTGGTGGGTGATCACGGGCTCGAACCGTGGACCCGCTGATTAAGAGTCAGCTGCTCTACCAACTGAGCTAATCACCCGTCCAAAACCGCGTTGCTGCGGTCTGGAGGGGCGTATAATGGCGTTCGCTCGGCTTGTCCAGCACCCTTTTCAAAATTCTCGGGAAAAAATCAGACCGTCCTGCCGGCAGTCAGACGGCCAATTCCCCCTCGGCAATCTTCACCGCATGGCCGCCTATGCGGGCGGTGGCGATCTTGCTGCCGGCGATGTCGAGATGCAGGTGGATGAAGGAAGGGCGGCCCATCTCCACCCCTTGCTCGATCAGGATCGGGTGATGTCCGTCGACCAGTTCGTCGAAAAGGTTGATCGCACCGGAAAGTGCCGCTGCCGCCGCGCCGGTCGCGGGGTCTTCGGCAAGGCCCATCTCGGAAGAAAACATGCGGGCGTGGAAGCGGGCCATATGGTTGATGCCGCCGCGGCAATAGAGATAGGCGGCGGCGAGCCGGCCTTCCGCCAGCGGCGCCAGTTGCTCCCAGCGCTGCGGATCGAATTCCACGGCAGCCGCTGCGCCGACGTCGTGCAGCGGCACCATCACGAAGGGAACGCCCGCGCTCCAGAACGAGATCACATGGTTCTCGAAGCCGATCTGCGTCGTCTTGAGGCTCAGCGCGTCGGCGATCGCCTGCTTGTCGAAGCGCGCCTCCAGCCGGCTCGGCTTGCGTGGCAGGTCGAATTCGGCAAAGGTCGCCTCCCCCGGCTTCAGCCGCACCGCCGAGCGCACCGGGCCCACTTTCTCTTCCAGCACCTGCATCAGATCGAGCGCCTTGCCGGAATCACCGTAGAGCGCCTCGGCAATGGCCACGGCCGCCCCAACCGTCGGATGCCCGGCGAACGGCAGTTCAAATACCGGCGTGAAGATCCTGAGGCGGGCGGAATGCGCGGCACTCCCCGGCCGCTGCACGAAGACCGTCTCGGACAGGTTGAATTCCTGGGCGATCGCCTGCATGGCCCTGTCGCTTAAGCCCTCGCCGTCGAAAATCACCGCGAGAGGATTCCCCTCCAGACGCTTCTCGGTGAAGACGTCGTAGATCGCGTAGCGTCGTGGCATGCATGTCCCCTTGCCGGTCCAGCCCACCCTCGAAAGCGGAATAGAATTCCGAGAGATCAGGCGCATTTCAATGTCGGAGTCCCTCGCAATGGCGATGCGACACTCCGTTAGAAACCTTGCAATGCCATCGTGCGGGCGGCAAGGCAAAAAGCACAAAGCAGATTGAAGACAGCATTTCCGACTTCCCTCCCCCGCGCGTCCGGCAATCCCGAATGACCGATCCAATCCGTTGCAATCGCTTGAGATTAAATGCAATCTCCTGTTGCGATCAGAGCACTGCATGGTTCCTTAGATCCTAATCGATTTAAGGAAGACCACGCGGCGAGTGAAAAGCGCCGCAGCGATCTTGTGCGTCGGCAAAGACCCACGGCGCTGGAGTTCTGGTGCAACAAAGGGCATGAGGTTGGAGCTGGCTAATGAAGAAAACTGAGCGATTTTCGGTCATGCTGGCCATTTTTCTGGCTTCGGTCGCGGCAATGATGGTTCCCGCATTCTCCGACGACCTCTACGATAAATGCATCGCCAAAGTCTCTGACAACGCGAGCTTCGCGCAATGCGGAAGCCAGTGGGTGAAGCGCGAGGACGACAAGCTGAACGCCACCTGGAAGACCGTGTTTGCGGAGACGAGCGGCCAGACCAGAACCGACATGCTCGCCGAGCAGCGCCTCTGGAATGCCTACAAGGAAAGCGCCTGCGCCTTCTATGCAAACGGTGACTGGGGCCGCGAGGGACAGGTGCTGGATTTCCTCGCCTGCCGCGCCGGCGTGATCGCCGCGCGGACGAAGAACCTCGATGACTACGGCGCGTTCTTCAAGGGCGACAATTAGCACCGGATGGCAAGCCCGGAGGCCGTGCGCGGCCCATGCAATCTCCCGCTCATCCAGCCTGCTGCCCCGCCGATTGCAGACAGCAACAGCAGATGCGCCCACTGCATGTTTCCTTAAATCGGAGCCGATTCAAGGATAAAAACATGCAGCAATTCAAAGTGCTACAGCGACCTTTGTGCGTCTGAAAAGACGCACGGCGCTGTAGCATATTCTTGCGACTCATCGCAGAAGCCACGTCGCAACCCGTCGGCAGCTGCGGAAGAATGGGAAGCAGAGGATGGCGAGACAACGCAGGGTG is a genomic window of Sinorhizobium numidicum containing:
- a CDS encoding lysozyme inhibitor LprI family protein — its product is MKKTERFSVMLAIFLASVAAMMVPAFSDDLYDKCIAKVSDNASFAQCGSQWVKREDDKLNATWKTVFAETSGQTRTDMLAEQRLWNAYKESACAFYANGDWGREGQVLDFLACRAGVIAARTKNLDDYGAFFKGDN
- a CDS encoding PhzF family phenazine biosynthesis protein, with protein sequence MPRRYAIYDVFTEKRLEGNPLAVIFDGEGLSDRAMQAIAQEFNLSETVFVQRPGSAAHSARLRIFTPVFELPFAGHPTVGAAVAIAEALYGDSGKALDLMQVLEEKVGPVRSAVRLKPGEATFAEFDLPRKPSRLEARFDKQAIADALSLKTTQIGFENHVISFWSAGVPFVMVPLHDVGAAAAVEFDPQRWEQLAPLAEGRLAAAYLYCRGGINHMARFHARMFSSEMGLAEDPATGAAAAALSGAINLFDELVDGHHPILIEQGVEMGRPSFIHLHLDIAGSKIATARIGGHAVKIAEGELAV